ATACGCTGTGTATTACGCCAACTATCAAGACAGGGAGCGAGACCGCGAGGTGAAGGCCGATGTTTTTTACCCGGCAACGGGTCTCGGAGCCAATGCGCCTCTTCGAGACGGCCCCTACCCTGTGGTGATTGTAGCGCATGCTATGGGCGTGCCGGTGTACTTTTACTCTTACCTGGTACGGAAATTTTGCAACGAAGGCTTTGTGGTGGTGCTGCCCAAAACCGAAATGAGTCTCAGCGCCGATTTCAGGGCCTTTGCCAAAGACATCGCCTTTCTGCCTGATGCGCTGCTGGCCGACAGCAAAAACAGTGAATCTCCCATTTACGGCGGAATTGAGGATTCTTTCGGGTTGATTGGCCACAGCATGGGCGGGAGCTGTTCTATTTTGGCGGCCGCGTGGAGCAATCGCTTCAAGGCTTTGGTAGCCCTCGCCCCGCCCGAGTGGGAGCCATCGCCGGCGGCAGCAGCGACGCAGCTTCAAATCCCCACACTCATTATTACAGGGGGAAGCGACGGTGTAACCTCCTTACAGGAGCATGTAATGCCCATTTACCAGTCTGTTGGCAGCGACTGTAAAAAACTGATGGTCATTCACGGAGGCACGCATTGTGGTTTTTCGAGTCATTTCTGGTTGTGCGAAATGGGCGAAACCATCCTTGCTTCGGTCAAAGAACCCATCCCCAGAAAGGAACAGCATGACGTGGTGAAAACATACGCCATGTACTGGATGCGTGCACACCTGCTCTCCGATTGTGAAGCCATGCCCGCCATGCACAACAAAGCCCTCAACGACAACCGAATTGTGTACACCAATGAATGCCAATCGCGCACATCTCCCTGCCTTATCGAAGAAGGTGACTACCTCATGGTAGAGCCATTTGCGAGTTTAAGAGCCGTGCGGTGGACCATCAACAATGAGCCTGTTTACAGGGAAATGCTCCCGAAAATCAGCACAAATTACGGCAGCGGGGTGTACCAGGCCATTGTTACCCTTGCAAACGGCTGCGAACTGGCCACAGAAGAATGGTGGTTGCACCGAAACAGCACTACTGCCGAAATGGGCGAGCCCCGGTTCAGGCTTTTTAAAGGTGCAGACGCGAAATGGCACGCCGAGCTTTTTGGCGCTGCTTTTCCTTCTGAGTTGATTTTCTTCGATACTTCCGGTAAACAGTTGCTCCGGCAGGAATTAAGCGGCCACCTTACCGACGTGTCACTACCGGATGGATACTCCGGGCTGATGCACTACGCAGTTTCACACCGCTTCAAAACACTGGTGCGAGGTAAGCTGTTGGTGACGCCGGACGCAGTGGTTCAGCAACCTTGATTGAAACCCGTGGGTAACTAGGCCACTGCCGGATTGGCGTAGGTTTTCACGTCGCTGGCAGACACTTCCTTACCGCCCAGTATCAGCAGGCGCTCAATGATGTTGCGCAGTTCGCGAATGTTTCCGGTCCAATTCACTTCCTGCAGCGCTTCGATGGCTTCGGGTGTAAAAGTCTTCTTCAGCAACCCTTGCTCTTCAACCAACTGATCCACAAAATACTCGGTGAGTACCGGTATATCGTCCTTGCGCTCGTTGAGTGACGGAACGTGTATGAGAATCACACTCAAACGATGAAAGAGATCTTCGCGAAACTTGCCATCGCTGATTTCCTTTCGGAGGTCTTTGTTGGTGGCGGCCAGTACGCGCACATTCACGGTAATGTCTTTGTCTCCCCCTACCCGATTGATTCTGTTTTCCTGCAAAGCGCGCAATACCTTGGCCTGGGCCGACAAGCTCATGTCGCCAATCTCATCCAGAAACAACGTGCCTCCATCGGCCTGTTCAAATTTTCCTTTGCGCTGTTTGATGGCAGAGGTAAAGGCGCCCTTTTCGTGACCAAAAAGCTCACTTTCTATAAGTTCAGACGGAATGGCTGCACAGTTTACTTCCACAAAAGGTGCTTCGACGCGCGCACTTTGCTGGTGAATCTGACGGGCTACCAGTTCCTTTCCTGATCCGTTGCCGCCGGTAATCAGCACCCGCGCATCGGAGGGGGCCACCTTGGCAATCATTTCGCGAATGTCTGCTATGGCCTGCGACTCGCCAATAATGTCGAAGCCCTTGCTCTTGTTGATTTTTTTCTTGAGTACCTTGGTTTCCTCAACCAGCGTGGTGCGGTCAAATGCATTCCGCACCGATACCAGTATGCGATTGAGGTCAAATGGCTTTTCGATAAAATCGTAGGCCCCTTTTTTGAGGGCTTCTACGGCAGTCTCAATGTTGCCGTGGCCCGAAATCATGATAACCGGAATGTCATCCTCGCGCTCCAGAATTTTTTCCAACACCTCCAGCCCGTCCATTTTGGGCATCTTGATGTCGCATAGCACGAGGTCGTATTTCTTCTTGTTGAGTTGTTCCAGTCCGGCTTTGCCGTCCTCGGCCTCATCTACGTTGAATTTTTCATACTCAAGCATCTCGCGCAGCGCACTGCGAATGCTTCTTTCGTCGTCAATGATCAGTACTTCGGGCATAACGTGTTTTTACAGGTTTCCTTCGAGTAAATCAAACAGTATTCCTTCTTTCAGCGAATAGGCCGACTGGCGCATACGCGAAACATCGCAACGCGCCATCACAAGGTCTATCATCACCACGGCCATCACAATCAGATCCACCCTGATGCGATGAAGCCCTCTCATTTCCAGTCTTTTTTCCTTACTGGATGTGAGAATCATTTCCTTCACATGGTTGTAATCCGACAATTCAAAGTCATAGAACTTTCGGTCGTCATCCGGCTCGTGCTTATGGAGGTTGATGCAAATCATGTCGGCCAGTGAATCAAACGATCCTGAGGAGCCAACCAGCGTTTTTACACCGTGCACTCGGCAGGCTTCAAAAAGATCAGCCATTTCGTCGGACAGCCTCGTTGTGAGCTTTTCAATCTCATCCCCGGTGATGGGGTCGGAGGGCTTCAGCCATTGAAGCAGACGCGATACGCCAAGACGGTAGCTCTTTTTCCAGAAAATCTCGTCCTGATTGGCAATGATAAACTCGTTGCTACCACCACCTATATCCATAATAAGGCATTTCTCCTGCCCCAGGTCGAGTGAGAGTTTCACGCCTTTGTAAATCATCTGGGCTTCGCGGTCGCCATCAATTACCTCAATGTGCAAATCGAAGAGCTCGGCCACTTTGTCCACAAATTCTTTTCCGTTGGAGGCAGTGCGAAGTGCCGAAGTTCCGAAAGCGTAGGCTTGCTCACAACCCTCGCTTTTAAGCCGGATAATCTGATTTTTAAGCGCCAGCAACCCCCGTTCAAAAGCCTCTTCGGTAATGATGTTGTCGTTGATTCCTCCTTCGCCCAATCGCACCGGTACTTTAGATTGAAAGACGCGCTTGTAATAGCCTTTGTTGCGGTCTACATCGGCAATGAGCATGTTGAAGGTATTGGTTCCGAGGTCTAAAAGCGCTACTCTCACGTCAGATTTTAGTTTTTGCGTTTGTTTTTGAATATGTTAAGCATCAATGCTGAAAGCGAATCCATTTCCAAAGTTCGCGATAATTTACCTTTTTGCCATACATAAGAATTCCGGTTCGGTAAATTTTACCGGCTACCCAGGTGGCCAGCAGAAATCCTCCTACGAGCAGAAGCATACTCAAAACGGCCTCCATAACAGGCACGCCCATGGCTACGCGCACCATCATCACCACCGGCGAGGTTAGCGGAACCAACGAGAAAATAGTGGTTGCTGTTCCTTCGGGGTTGGCCAGCGACATCTCCGCCACGATAAATCCAAAAACCAGAGGAATGGTAATGGGCAGCATAAACTGCTGGGTATCGGCTTCGCTGTCAACGGCTGCACCCACAGCGGCAAAGAGCGCAGCGTAAAGGAGGTATCCCGCGAGGAAGAAAAAGAGGAAGGAGCCGAGCATTACAAACCAGTTGATTTCATAAAAGAACAACTCGAAGTATTTGTTCATGGCTTCCTGCCCGGTGGCTTTGCCCACTTCGGAGGCCACGTCCTGCGTCATTTGCATTTGGGCCATGGCTGCCTGCTCGCCCATATCGGGGAGGAAAACCGCTTGCGCAACAGTAGTAAGCACGCCGGTAAGTACGATCCAAAGCATAAACTGCGTGAGGCCCACCAGCGCAATTCCGATGATTTTGCCCATCATCAGTTCAAAGGGTTTTACCGACGAAATGATGACCTCAACGATGCGGTTGGTTTTCTCTTCGATGACACCACGCATCACCTGCACCCCGTACAAAAAGATGAAGAAGTAAATTACCACAGCGAAGGCAAAGCCCACAATCGCTTTTTCCTGTTTGCGGCTGGCGCGGGTCATGTTGGTAACGTCTACGTCAATCAAATCGAGGCTGGTAGAAATGCTTTTGTAGGTGTCGTAGCTGAGGCCGTGCTCGCGAACTTTTTCCTGCTCAATAATGCGCTCTACCTGCTTACTTATGTTGCTTTTAACCCGCAAACTGGGCTGCTTTTTAGAGACCAGCTCTGCCACAGGATTGGTAACCACCTCCTCGTTCAGTATGAGCATCAACGTAAAAGGGCTTTCCTTAAAATCCTCGTCCGACATGATTTGCGACGCATACTCAAACCTGATGG
Above is a genomic segment from Cryomorphaceae bacterium containing:
- a CDS encoding sigma-54-dependent Fis family transcriptional regulator, whose product is MPEVLIIDDERSIRSALREMLEYEKFNVDEAEDGKAGLEQLNKKKYDLVLCDIKMPKMDGLEVLEKILEREDDIPVIMISGHGNIETAVEALKKGAYDFIEKPFDLNRILVSVRNAFDRTTLVEETKVLKKKINKSKGFDIIGESQAIADIREMIAKVAPSDARVLITGGNGSGKELVARQIHQQSARVEAPFVEVNCAAIPSELIESELFGHEKGAFTSAIKQRKGKFEQADGGTLFLDEIGDMSLSAQAKVLRALQENRINRVGGDKDITVNVRVLAATNKDLRKEISDGKFREDLFHRLSVILIHVPSLNERKDDIPVLTEYFVDQLVEEQGLLKKTFTPEAIEALQEVNWTGNIRELRNIIERLLILGGKEVSASDVKTYANPAVA
- a CDS encoding phosphatase → MLIADVDRNKGYYKRVFQSKVPVRLGEGGINDNIITEEAFERGLLALKNQIIRLKSEGCEQAYAFGTSALRTASNGKEFVDKVAELFDLHIEVIDGDREAQMIYKGVKLSLDLGQEKCLIMDIGGGSNEFIIANQDEIFWKKSYRLGVSRLLQWLKPSDPITGDEIEKLTTRLSDEMADLFEACRVHGVKTLVGSSGSFDSLADMICINLHKHEPDDDRKFYDFELSDYNHVKEMILTSSKEKRLEMRGLHRIRVDLIVMAVVMIDLVMARCDVSRMRQSAYSLKEGILFDLLEGNL
- a CDS encoding ABC transporter permease, which encodes MNKIGLIISREYSTRVKKKSFLLMTLLGPLLIAGLMIGAIYLGLSDDTQHMVLVVDETPVLDNNMRVFEGRFKESPTIRFEYASQIMSDEDFKESPFTLMLILNEEVVTNPVAELVSKKQPSLRVKSNISKQVERIIEQEKVREHGLSYDTYKSISTSLDLIDVDVTNMTRASRKQEKAIVGFAFAVVIYFFIFLYGVQVMRGVIEEKTNRIVEVIISSVKPFELMMGKIIGIALVGLTQFMLWIVLTGVLTTVAQAVFLPDMGEQAAMAQMQMTQDVASEVGKATGQEAMNKYFELFFYEINWFVMLGSFLFFFLAGYLLYAALFAAVGAAVDSEADTQQFMLPITIPLVFGFIVAEMSLANPEGTATTIFSLVPLTSPVVMMVRVAMGVPVMEAVLSMLLLVGGFLLATWVAGKIYRTGILMYGKKVNYRELWKWIRFQH